A single genomic interval of Zunongwangia sp. HGR-M22 harbors:
- a CDS encoding calcineurin-like phosphoesterase family protein: MIKKLCILIFFFGFSVNALISQEYRTISGKVYLKENNHLQNTMARGIAGIYLSDGEHIFKTDKSGNFNAKIQSESPFFVIVPGGYKMDNTSWYRSIPKDGEQINFELQKESQDKNFNFLAIGDVQVGSREEMNMADVSFFREIANRDDYDFGLYLGDLVNDNTKIFHPLLQSLNSISKPYRVVYGNHDWEHGASHDLQDKPFETDFGPKNYAFERGNVLFITLNSIYPVGKYGYKGIYKAETISFVKELLGKVLKKNQLIIINQHIPLRWMKNKNEFLDLLNIDHEVLVLSGHTHSISRYFYERNGRSDIQEVVCGAVSGNWWTGQKNWEALPLALMKDGSPRGYFKVSVFDNNYKLNYKAVGLDPGKQMNFWFGSLNNRFVANTIDSISNKFILNFFAGSEKTEIKVYSGNHHIGNMEKHRMVDPYIARIKRFQDENIYPNELSKKSPYLSTPSSHIWTMDMKNLKSEEFNSLRIEINDPFIESFNYSVNFWNSRM, encoded by the coding sequence ATGATTAAAAAACTATGCATTTTAATATTTTTCTTTGGATTTAGTGTTAATGCACTAATTTCTCAGGAATACCGCACTATAAGTGGAAAAGTATATCTCAAAGAGAATAATCATCTGCAAAATACAATGGCCAGGGGAATAGCTGGGATCTATTTATCCGATGGAGAACATATTTTTAAAACAGATAAATCCGGAAATTTTAATGCTAAAATACAATCAGAATCACCTTTTTTTGTCATAGTTCCCGGTGGCTATAAAATGGACAATACCTCATGGTATCGATCTATTCCAAAGGATGGGGAACAAATAAATTTCGAACTTCAGAAAGAAAGTCAAGATAAAAATTTTAATTTCCTAGCTATAGGAGATGTACAGGTAGGCTCCAGAGAAGAAATGAACATGGCTGATGTCAGCTTTTTTCGTGAAATAGCTAATAGGGATGACTATGATTTTGGATTGTATCTTGGAGATTTGGTGAATGATAATACAAAAATTTTTCATCCTCTATTACAATCCTTGAACAGCATTTCCAAACCATATAGAGTAGTCTATGGAAATCATGACTGGGAGCATGGTGCATCACATGATTTACAGGATAAACCTTTTGAGACTGATTTTGGTCCTAAAAATTATGCATTTGAAAGAGGTAATGTTCTTTTTATTACCTTAAATTCAATTTATCCGGTTGGGAAATATGGATATAAAGGGATTTACAAGGCTGAGACCATCTCTTTTGTTAAAGAGCTTCTTGGTAAGGTGCTTAAGAAAAATCAATTGATTATCATCAACCAGCACATCCCATTACGCTGGATGAAAAATAAAAATGAATTTTTGGATTTGCTTAATATAGACCATGAGGTTTTAGTGCTTAGCGGACATACCCATAGTATTAGTCGTTATTTTTATGAAAGAAATGGTAGATCAGATATTCAGGAAGTAGTATGTGGGGCTGTGTCCGGAAACTGGTGGACAGGTCAGAAAAATTGGGAAGCTCTTCCCTTAGCATTAATGAAGGATGGATCGCCAAGAGGTTATTTTAAGGTTTCAGTGTTTGATAACAATTATAAATTAAACTATAAAGCTGTAGGATTGGATCCCGGGAAGCAAATGAATTTCTGGTTTGGATCTTTAAATAATAGGTTCGTCGCAAACACTATAGATTCTATTAGCAATAAATTTATACTAAACTTTTTTGCTGGCTCCGAAAAAACTGAAATTAAAGTGTATTCTGGAAATCATCATATAGGTAACATGGAAAAGCATAGAATGGTAGATCCTTATATAGCTCGTATAAAGAGATTTCAGGATGAAAATATTTATCCTAATGAACTGAGTAAAAAATCTCCATATTTGAGTACACCTTCTTCTCACATTTGGACTATGGATATGAAGAATCTTAAATCTGAAGAATTTAATTCATTGAGAATCGAAATTAACGATCCATTCATAGAATCATTTAATTATTCTGTTAATTTTTGGAATAGCAGGATGTAA
- a CDS encoding TraG family conjugative transposon ATPase gives MNLYKYPPIADVQNNSVFFANGNFCLAYRVHLPEVYSLSETDFDQLHSSWFQTIKSLPVGTYIHKQDVFLKKAYQANDLPMKSFLQQATHDYFKGREHLDHQCLLFFSLPKNNKLAGSKYRNPFAALSKAKVDQSNQEWKHFERHVLDVVAYLNQSGKLKVERMIAQEIRGFSKDFWNGFVADYDTDIQISSNALQLGNQYFQSLVFQHESCFQDELKSSRPHATFTADDFNFYQGFIDGFGLQLYEHHMVNQLLIIEDTKKWQRALEKRIESLKKSANFSSQNVITCEKLEAVLDTIVRDEQSRLIRGQLNVVFWHEHKEYLKEITGKLMAECKQLDIRPYLPSGQALPHFVLNSYFGFTSNFGMSDTYVTDLKHALCLWLHTGNYESDATGIIFNDRQYNLPVKKDVWDEAKKRIKARNFAIFAPTGEGKSFLANNILRQYFEERIRLVIIDLGGSYSKFAQLYPEEHLILRYEPGKSLGINPFYCDDGHPSPELLEELSLFLLELTAFDTNSKAQSVTLKNWLRSYYKNKTAPYNMHSFYHFLMQMGEKNVTDEMTTSANKDTFLDRKRFLHILSEYVGDGIYSYLFEPGIKEYRLEDKRLIIFELDEVRDNKEILAVMLKLIKTAVQRSIWSKREEKGIILFDEFAKQLKFPNVLESVEFYYQAIRKQNGAIGIILQSINQLPHNSTAASILENTQVIYSLRNEKGYEELVSRLKLSSHDHNQLKSITNKLSGKQKYTEVFIKIGRQSNVYRLEVPPEAYAAYLTDGKENEEILRQFRKLGNMEQAILEFLSKPSS, from the coding sequence ATGAATCTCTATAAATATCCCCCTATCGCTGATGTGCAGAACAATTCTGTATTTTTTGCCAATGGTAATTTTTGTCTGGCTTATCGGGTGCATTTGCCAGAGGTTTATTCGCTGTCTGAAACTGATTTTGATCAGTTACACTCTAGTTGGTTTCAGACGATTAAAAGTCTTCCGGTAGGAACTTATATTCATAAACAGGATGTGTTTTTGAAAAAAGCTTATCAGGCAAATGATCTCCCAATGAAAAGTTTTTTGCAACAGGCAACCCATGATTATTTTAAAGGACGGGAACATCTGGATCATCAATGTTTGCTTTTTTTTAGTCTGCCGAAAAACAATAAACTGGCCGGTTCCAAATATCGAAATCCTTTTGCTGCACTGTCTAAAGCTAAAGTAGACCAATCCAATCAGGAATGGAAACATTTTGAACGCCATGTCCTCGATGTCGTAGCCTATTTGAATCAATCGGGAAAATTAAAAGTAGAACGAATGATTGCTCAGGAAATAAGAGGCTTTAGTAAAGATTTTTGGAACGGCTTTGTCGCCGATTATGATACTGATATCCAAATCAGCTCTAATGCACTTCAATTAGGAAATCAGTACTTTCAATCACTGGTATTCCAGCATGAATCCTGCTTTCAGGATGAGCTTAAAAGTTCTCGTCCACATGCGACATTTACGGCTGATGATTTTAATTTTTATCAGGGGTTTATAGATGGCTTTGGATTACAGCTTTATGAGCACCATATGGTTAATCAATTGCTGATTATTGAAGATACTAAAAAATGGCAACGGGCATTGGAGAAGCGCATAGAATCTTTAAAGAAGAGTGCTAATTTTAGCTCCCAGAATGTGATTACCTGTGAGAAACTGGAAGCCGTGCTCGATACTATTGTGCGCGATGAGCAATCTCGATTGATACGTGGTCAGTTGAATGTTGTTTTCTGGCATGAGCATAAAGAGTATCTTAAGGAAATAACCGGGAAACTAATGGCGGAATGTAAACAGTTGGATATTCGTCCTTATCTGCCCTCAGGTCAGGCGCTTCCACATTTCGTATTGAATAGTTATTTTGGTTTTACCTCTAACTTCGGAATGTCTGATACCTATGTTACAGATTTGAAACATGCCCTCTGTCTCTGGCTTCACACCGGAAATTATGAGTCCGATGCCACCGGCATCATTTTTAATGATCGGCAGTACAACCTCCCGGTTAAAAAGGATGTTTGGGATGAGGCTAAAAAACGAATTAAAGCTCGAAATTTTGCAATTTTTGCACCAACTGGAGAGGGGAAATCTTTCTTGGCGAATAATATTCTTCGCCAGTATTTTGAAGAACGTATCCGGCTGGTGATTATTGATCTGGGAGGTTCCTATTCAAAATTTGCCCAATTATATCCGGAGGAGCATCTGATCTTACGTTATGAGCCCGGAAAATCTCTCGGAATAAATCCTTTTTATTGTGATGATGGGCATCCTTCCCCAGAACTATTGGAAGAACTAAGTTTATTCCTACTGGAACTAACGGCTTTTGATACCAATTCTAAAGCGCAAAGTGTAACGCTGAAAAACTGGCTAAGAAGCTATTATAAGAATAAGACCGCTCCCTATAATATGCACAGTTTTTATCACTTTCTGATGCAAATGGGAGAGAAGAATGTTACTGATGAAATGACTACATCAGCTAATAAAGATACTTTTCTTGATCGTAAACGATTTTTGCATATTCTCTCGGAGTATGTCGGGGATGGAATTTATAGTTATTTGTTCGAGCCGGGAATCAAGGAGTATCGATTGGAAGATAAACGCCTGATCATTTTTGAACTCGATGAGGTGAGAGATAACAAAGAGATTCTGGCAGTCATGCTAAAGCTTATTAAAACCGCAGTGCAGCGTTCGATATGGAGCAAGCGGGAAGAAAAAGGGATTATACTGTTTGATGAGTTTGCTAAACAATTAAAGTTTCCAAATGTACTGGAAAGTGTAGAGTTCTATTATCAGGCTATACGTAAACAAAATGGCGCCATTGGTATCATTTTACAGTCTATAAATCAGCTTCCTCATAATAGTACAGCGGCTAGTATTCTAGAGAATACACAGGTGATTTACAGCTTACGTAATGAGAAAGGATATGAGGAATTGGTATCCCGATTGAAATTATCATCGCATGACCATAACCAGCTAAAATCGATTACCAATAAGCTAAGCGGAAAGCAAAAATATACGGAAGTATTTATCAAAATAGGAAGACAAAGTAATGTCTATCGATTAGAAGTGCCTCCCGAGGCTTATGCCGCCTACCTGACCGATGGGAAAGAGAATGAAGAAATCTTAAGACAGTTTCGTAAGTTAGGAAATATGGAACAGGCCATCCTTGAGTTTTTATCAAAGCCTTCATCTTAA